The Streptomyces sp. RKAG293 genome includes a region encoding these proteins:
- a CDS encoding serine hydrolase gives MLSSSAPPFAEGGHDPDRFVEIGSFTKVLTGTVLARMTAAGLLDLDDPVERLLNRVPAGTGITLRQLAEHTSGLPRLPPGLSRGDPYAPFDQDALSALLSRLDSLTVRPAGQAEEYSNFGYAVLGAALVAAGGRPYEELVREHVLDPLGVHEVTARPPADRRLCATGWFGRERAPWTMTGAILPAGGMWATPRATAGLLTGLLLDRTLGPPALSWQSAGPLKWHNGATRDASVFAGAFPETGRWVLVHRLGGSSDGTDEAGVEHLRKAEATT, from the coding sequence GTGTTGAGCAGCAGCGCTCCGCCCTTCGCCGAGGGCGGGCACGACCCGGACCGGTTCGTGGAGATCGGTTCGTTCACCAAGGTCCTGACCGGCACAGTGCTCGCGCGGATGACCGCCGCCGGCCTGCTCGACCTGGACGATCCCGTGGAGCGCCTGCTCAACCGGGTGCCGGCGGGCACCGGAATCACCCTGCGGCAGCTGGCCGAGCACACCTCGGGTCTGCCCCGGCTGCCGCCCGGCCTGTCACGCGGAGACCCGTACGCGCCCTTCGACCAGGACGCGTTGTCGGCGCTCCTGAGCCGTCTCGACTCGCTCACCGTCAGGCCCGCCGGGCAGGCGGAGGAGTACTCCAACTTCGGTTACGCCGTACTCGGTGCGGCACTGGTCGCCGCCGGCGGCCGGCCCTACGAGGAGCTCGTACGGGAGCACGTGCTCGACCCGCTCGGCGTCCACGAGGTGACGGCCCGGCCCCCCGCCGACCGGCGCCTGTGCGCCACCGGGTGGTTCGGCCGGGAACGGGCGCCGTGGACGATGACCGGGGCGATCCTGCCCGCGGGAGGAATGTGGGCCACCCCGCGCGCCACGGCCGGCCTGCTCACCGGCCTGCTCCTGGACCGGACGCTGGGTCCTCCCGCACTGTCATGGCAGTCGGCCGGCCCGCTGAAATGGCACAACGGCGCGACCCGCGATGCCTCCGTCTTCGCCGGAGCCTTCCCCGAGACAGGCCGCTGGGTACTGGTCCACCGACTCGGCGGAAGCTCCGACGGCACCGATGAAGCCGGTGTGGAGCACCTGCGGAAGGCCGAAGCCACGACGTGA
- a CDS encoding ATP/GTP-binding protein: MAGRDLRTLFTSNDRSISANEAFTNRQAQWQAVTTCLAEHLRQVSGTGFDVEDLESPRRNVLVFHGVGGIGKSTLSRKIEASLTHSEHRPAQWDSPFHPEERTLPVRIDLARSAGTDFERIILTIRLAVAALGRPMPAFDLALRRYWEHNHPGEPIEDYLRRGGLLSRFSAAAALPQQMQSALGDVAQALLLPGTVGGALGHGVGALVGALRERRQSVRALAGCARLADLLEAEPDLDALSFYPHLLAWDLAQLPADKSAVPVILLDTFEDTGDRTHRDFELLLQRIVWLMPNAFFVVTGRNRLQWAETAVEGQLDWAGPNAWPGLVPGDAAYPRADASARQILIGDFSREDCEDYLARRLSRDGRPLIDEPVRRIIAERSHGLPLHLDLSVMRYLEIRRGGRQPHVADFDHDFPALIARTLSDLTAEERQVLRSVSLLSAFSVSLATEVAGMDHDAPALRLTERPFIRESASGVWPFHVHDLIRSAIRNADDGSDDRWSEQDWRRAARRAFRALGAQWRQDPRRDRAVLVGCLQQGLLLARDFDLGLDWLADASFQYVADSLWEPLAFPATGETSLSGRQSAADALVETLSTITRRHLEHRERTADRLTAVLASGRLPDDLVELATYYLAKAQRDIGLTDESRRGMQRVASGGGRLVLAAGRGLAHLSRLSGDFPAAVEAAGRLGWEGRSRRVLGDVWWVQGDMEQAAAAYLANRGEAEEHGAAGETAMTQAHLAFAVAFADPLRADDELDLATRLLAPLSLRSTEMTARIAALVRDAGYAADLPDRAAVLLVEIDVSGISYAAAKLQLALCFHHAVLDARDDLASGIVRLRELTRSGDYTYYVEIAHFMAGLPLPAHTARARWIDGEQRTRERWRSLVALRRTHIGTGRPPA, from the coding sequence GTGGCAGGGCGGGATCTTCGAACGCTGTTCACCTCGAACGACCGGAGCATCTCCGCGAATGAGGCGTTCACCAACCGGCAGGCGCAGTGGCAGGCGGTGACGACCTGCCTCGCGGAACACCTACGGCAGGTGAGCGGCACGGGCTTCGACGTGGAGGACCTGGAGAGTCCCCGCCGCAACGTCCTCGTCTTCCACGGTGTGGGCGGCATCGGGAAGTCCACGCTCTCCCGCAAGATCGAAGCATCGCTCACCCACAGCGAGCACCGCCCCGCGCAGTGGGACTCACCGTTCCACCCCGAGGAGCGGACGCTGCCCGTCCGTATCGACCTCGCGCGCTCCGCGGGCACGGACTTCGAGCGCATCATCCTCACCATCCGCCTCGCCGTCGCCGCGCTCGGCCGGCCGATGCCCGCCTTCGACCTGGCCCTGCGCCGCTACTGGGAGCACAACCACCCGGGCGAGCCGATCGAGGACTATCTGCGCCGGGGCGGGCTGCTCAGCCGCTTCAGTGCCGCTGCCGCGCTGCCTCAACAGATGCAGTCGGCCCTGGGCGACGTCGCCCAGGCCCTGCTCCTGCCCGGCACCGTCGGCGGGGCACTCGGCCACGGGGTCGGCGCACTGGTCGGGGCGTTGCGTGAGCGGCGTCAGTCCGTGCGCGCCCTCGCCGGCTGTGCCCGGCTGGCCGACCTGCTGGAGGCGGAGCCCGACCTGGATGCCCTCAGCTTCTACCCGCACCTCCTCGCCTGGGACCTCGCCCAGCTCCCGGCGGACAAGAGCGCGGTGCCCGTGATCCTGCTGGACACCTTCGAGGACACCGGCGACCGCACCCACCGTGACTTCGAGCTCCTGCTCCAGCGCATCGTGTGGCTGATGCCCAACGCGTTCTTCGTCGTCACCGGACGCAACCGCCTCCAGTGGGCGGAAACGGCCGTGGAAGGGCAACTCGACTGGGCCGGTCCGAACGCCTGGCCCGGCCTCGTCCCCGGCGACGCCGCGTATCCCCGGGCGGACGCGTCCGCCCGGCAGATCCTGATCGGCGACTTCTCCCGCGAGGACTGCGAGGACTACCTCGCCCGCAGGCTCAGCCGGGACGGGCGGCCGCTGATCGACGAACCGGTCCGCCGGATCATCGCCGAGCGCTCCCACGGGCTGCCCCTGCACCTGGATCTGTCGGTCATGCGCTACCTGGAAATCCGGCGCGGCGGCCGACAGCCGCACGTCGCGGACTTCGACCACGACTTCCCCGCCCTGATCGCCCGCACGCTCAGCGATCTGACCGCCGAGGAGCGTCAGGTACTGCGGTCGGTGAGCCTGCTCAGCGCCTTCTCCGTGTCCCTGGCCACCGAGGTCGCCGGCATGGACCACGACGCGCCCGCCCTGCGGCTGACCGAGCGGCCCTTCATCCGGGAATCCGCCTCCGGCGTATGGCCCTTCCATGTCCATGACCTCATCCGCTCCGCCATCCGCAACGCGGACGACGGCAGTGACGACCGCTGGTCGGAGCAGGACTGGCGGCGCGCGGCCCGGCGCGCCTTCCGCGCCCTGGGAGCGCAGTGGCGCCAGGATCCGCGACGCGACCGCGCCGTCCTGGTCGGCTGCCTCCAGCAGGGGTTGCTCCTCGCACGGGACTTCGACCTCGGACTGGACTGGCTCGCCGATGCCTCGTTCCAGTACGTGGCGGATTCCCTGTGGGAACCGCTCGCCTTCCCTGCCACGGGTGAAACCTCACTGAGCGGCCGGCAGAGTGCCGCGGACGCCCTGGTGGAAACGCTCAGCACCATCACCCGCCGCCATCTTGAGCACCGGGAACGTACGGCCGACCGGCTCACCGCCGTCCTGGCGTCGGGACGGCTCCCCGATGACCTGGTCGAACTGGCCACGTACTACCTGGCGAAGGCCCAGCGGGACATCGGCCTGACCGACGAGTCACGCCGGGGCATGCAGCGCGTCGCCTCCGGCGGAGGCCGGCTGGTCCTGGCCGCCGGACGCGGCCTGGCACATCTCAGCCGACTGTCCGGAGACTTCCCCGCAGCCGTGGAAGCCGCCGGGAGGCTGGGCTGGGAGGGGCGGAGCCGGCGCGTGCTGGGGGACGTGTGGTGGGTGCAGGGCGACATGGAACAGGCCGCTGCCGCCTACCTGGCCAACCGCGGCGAAGCGGAAGAGCACGGAGCGGCCGGCGAGACCGCGATGACCCAGGCCCATCTCGCCTTCGCCGTCGCGTTCGCCGACCCCCTCCGGGCCGACGATGAACTCGACCTGGCGACCCGGCTCCTGGCACCTCTCAGCCTTCGCTCCACCGAGATGACCGCTCGCATCGCCGCACTGGTACGCGACGCCGGGTACGCGGCGGACCTGCCGGACCGGGCCGCCGTTCTTCTCGTCGAGATCGATGTCTCCGGTATTTCCTACGCCGCGGCCAAACTCCAGCTGGCCCTGTGCTTCCACCATGCGGTTCTCGACGCCCGGGACGACCTCGCTTCCGGGATCGTCCGCCTGCGCGAACTGACGCGGAGCGGCGACTACACCTACTACGTCGAAATCGCACACTTCATGGCCGGTCTCCCGCTCCCCGCGCACACCGCGCGAGCCCGGTGGATCGACGGAGAGCAGCGAACCCGCGAACGCTGGCGCAGCCTGGTCGCGCTACGCCGCACCCACATCGGCACGGGACGGCCTCCGGCATGA
- the dacB gene encoding D-alanyl-D-alanine carboxypeptidase/D-alanyl-D-alanine-endopeptidase, with protein MRSIPRGRRTWAGIVTTVTATMMATVATVGAAGPVPAHHDDLSPEIRAIMDKPAYEHAQWGLLEVEGSTGRVVHSQYPDQFFIPGSTGKLVSVSSAWHALGGEHRFTTPVQALGRRTGSVLNGSLALVAQGDLTMGGRTKPDGSVAYTPIDHTYANDVPGATLTPENPLAGLDMIAQQVRRSGLTKVQGDVAIDSRIFSTASAPQLDPLPTPLIINDNVIDLLTTATTPGRPAQLSWRPQVAPYQVTSTVKTVAAGGTTNIVVNASPDGTRISLSGTIAAGAKPELRISPVQDPAAFGRTALIEALARAGVTVTAHPTGPNPSGLLPRSYAGTQRVAAYVSPIFAEYTKLIFKVSHNLGANLTICLMAVSTGSHACADGFGVINSFLRQAGIDPTQVQMLDGRGGNPNDRVTPRVEDEILHYWQGTEEAKRFREALPILGVDGSLTSVCEGSPTCPGKGKVWGKPGTFAGFDAVNQRATVGAWTLGGYLAAGHGKLNTFYIAMTGASAPDINGVLAIGNDVARIAGLLQQEAEARSHA; from the coding sequence ATGAGATCGATTCCGCGAGGCCGACGTACCTGGGCCGGCATCGTCACCACGGTGACGGCCACGATGATGGCCACGGTCGCGACGGTCGGTGCGGCGGGCCCGGTACCCGCGCACCATGACGACCTCAGCCCGGAGATCAGGGCGATCATGGACAAGCCCGCCTATGAGCACGCCCAGTGGGGCCTGCTCGAGGTCGAGGGCTCGACCGGACGCGTCGTCCACTCGCAGTACCCGGACCAGTTCTTCATCCCCGGTTCGACGGGCAAGCTGGTCAGCGTGTCGAGCGCCTGGCACGCGCTGGGCGGCGAGCACCGATTCACCACCCCGGTGCAGGCTCTCGGCCGCCGGACCGGCAGCGTCCTGAACGGCTCGCTGGCGCTGGTCGCCCAGGGCGACCTCACCATGGGCGGCCGGACGAAGCCGGACGGCTCCGTCGCCTACACCCCGATCGACCACACCTATGCGAACGACGTTCCGGGCGCCACGCTCACTCCCGAGAACCCGCTCGCGGGCCTGGACATGATCGCCCAACAGGTGCGCAGGTCGGGCCTCACCAAGGTCCAGGGCGACGTCGCCATCGACTCCCGGATCTTCTCCACCGCCTCCGCCCCGCAGCTGGACCCGCTCCCGACCCCGCTCATCATCAACGACAACGTCATCGACCTGCTGACCACCGCGACGACCCCCGGCCGTCCCGCGCAGCTCAGCTGGCGGCCCCAGGTCGCGCCCTACCAGGTGACGTCGACCGTGAAGACGGTCGCGGCGGGCGGCACGACGAACATCGTGGTCAACGCCTCACCGGACGGCACCCGCATCAGCCTGTCGGGGACGATCGCGGCCGGCGCGAAGCCGGAGCTGCGGATCTCCCCCGTCCAGGACCCGGCGGCGTTCGGGCGCACCGCGCTGATCGAGGCACTCGCCAGGGCGGGGGTCACCGTCACCGCACACCCGACAGGACCGAACCCGTCCGGCCTGCTGCCGCGTTCCTACGCCGGCACGCAGCGCGTCGCCGCGTACGTCTCGCCGATCTTCGCCGAGTACACGAAGCTGATCTTCAAGGTCAGCCACAACCTCGGGGCGAACCTCACGATCTGCCTGATGGCCGTCTCGACGGGCAGCCACGCATGCGCGGACGGCTTCGGCGTGATCAACAGCTTCCTGCGCCAGGCCGGCATCGACCCGACCCAGGTCCAGATGCTCGACGGCCGCGGCGGCAACCCCAACGACCGGGTCACCCCGCGCGTGGAGGACGAGATCCTGCACTACTGGCAGGGGACCGAGGAGGCGAAGCGCTTCCGTGAGGCGCTGCCGATCCTCGGGGTGGACGGCTCGCTGACCTCCGTCTGCGAGGGATCCCCCACCTGCCCGGGCAAGGGCAAGGTATGGGGCAAGCCCGGCACCTTCGCCGGCTTCGACGCCGTCAACCAGCGGGCCACCGTCGGCGCCTGGACCCTCGGCGGCTACCTCGCCGCGGGCCACGGAAAGCTGAACACCTTCTACATCGCCATGACCGGCGCCTCCGCCCCGGACATCAACGGAGTCCTCGCCATCGGCAACGACGTGGCCCGGATCGCCGGCCTCCTGCAGCAGGAGGCGGAGGCCAGGAGCCACGCCTGA
- a CDS encoding SpoIIE family protein phosphatase, which produces MDGAATPQASVNGADRARPPAPAQERDERDDLLAAAVRKVLRDTDAYCGMVYLRSRDRRSLVLSTVAGVPVSALGSFRRISVRSPLPAPMAYRTGRSVCLSGTEETLRRFPQLLVGLPYSFASVCAPIVAGQETFGVLCGLWTPSAVGLPPGARRHLRTAANRLGALLAELAARGDRVEGGGDTAVIELPTTSATAIRLGLFDWNLATGTVTADDELCAIFDWAAGQFDGRAETLAARIHPEDLPGFCSAARSALVDGRGLATRLRVAAGPNRSRTIEVRARTSETAAGQDHDHLFGTVLDTGTGVAAAEAVERLRQGILSLDPDGRITYANLGAELLLGAHREEMLGRQLWDCLSWLSDPAYEDSHRAAMISRQSTAYLACRPPDRWLAFAFYPDAHGVTGTVVPAKGPPEHDGPAPQPTEAGQTPAAAFGPSTPARRTGVGAIYRLLELASTLTQAVTVHEVCTAVAEQILPAFGGQELAIYVVAGNRLNLAHQVGYPEEFLDRFEGTPMGARLPGVETLSTGAPIFFASVDELSGAYPGIPLDEMCAWAFLPLIASGHPVGSCILGFDEPHPFTSEERGVLTALGGLIAQALERARLYDTEFALARGLQNALLPHRLPEVPGVAIAARYLPGTQSMEIGGDWYDAIVTAQGLCLVIGDVEGHSVAAAATMGQLRSAVRAFATSGCEPNEVLVRTNRLLADLDPGLLASCCLIQLDRTAGRARIARAGHLPPLLRHADGHTDVLEFAGGALLGVDPQAEYPISELVPPPGSVLALYTDGLVEEPGIPIDEGIDRLRVSLAHADASSLEELADRLLTDARLSTHRADDVALLLTAFDA; this is translated from the coding sequence GTGGACGGCGCTGCGACACCGCAGGCCTCGGTGAACGGCGCTGACCGTGCCCGCCCGCCCGCGCCTGCCCAGGAGAGGGACGAGCGGGACGATCTGCTCGCCGCCGCCGTGCGGAAGGTGCTCAGGGACACCGATGCCTACTGCGGCATGGTGTATCTGCGCTCCCGTGACCGGCGCTCGCTCGTGCTGAGCACCGTCGCCGGCGTTCCGGTGTCGGCGCTGGGATCGTTCCGCCGCATCTCCGTGCGCAGTCCGCTGCCCGCTCCGATGGCCTACCGCACCGGCCGCAGTGTGTGCCTGTCGGGGACGGAGGAGACGCTGCGGCGTTTCCCCCAGCTGCTGGTGGGCCTGCCGTACTCGTTCGCCTCCGTCTGCGCGCCGATCGTCGCCGGTCAGGAGACCTTCGGGGTGCTGTGCGGGCTGTGGACGCCCTCCGCCGTCGGGCTGCCGCCGGGCGCCCGCCGGCACCTGCGGACCGCGGCGAACCGGCTGGGCGCCCTGCTGGCGGAGCTGGCCGCCCGGGGGGACCGGGTGGAGGGCGGGGGCGACACGGCGGTGATCGAGCTGCCCACCACGTCGGCCACGGCGATCCGGCTCGGGTTGTTCGACTGGAACCTCGCCACCGGCACCGTCACGGCCGACGACGAGCTGTGCGCGATCTTCGACTGGGCCGCCGGCCAGTTCGACGGCCGGGCCGAGACCCTGGCCGCCCGGATCCACCCGGAGGACCTGCCGGGTTTCTGTTCCGCCGCCCGCAGCGCGCTGGTGGACGGCCGGGGCCTCGCCACGCGGCTGCGGGTGGCGGCCGGACCGAACCGGTCGCGGACCATCGAGGTGCGGGCCAGAACTTCCGAGACCGCTGCTGGTCAAGACCATGATCATTTGTTCGGCACCGTCCTCGACACCGGTACGGGAGTGGCCGCCGCCGAGGCCGTGGAGCGGCTGCGGCAGGGCATCCTCTCGCTCGACCCGGACGGCCGGATCACCTACGCGAACCTCGGCGCCGAGCTGCTGCTGGGCGCCCATCGCGAGGAGATGCTCGGACGGCAGCTGTGGGACTGCCTGAGCTGGCTCTCCGACCCCGCGTACGAGGACAGTCACCGAGCGGCGATGATCTCCCGCCAGTCCACCGCGTACCTCGCCTGCCGCCCGCCCGACCGGTGGCTGGCCTTCGCCTTCTACCCCGACGCGCACGGGGTCACCGGCACCGTCGTCCCGGCGAAGGGGCCCCCCGAGCACGACGGTCCGGCGCCGCAGCCGACCGAGGCCGGGCAGACCCCGGCCGCGGCCTTCGGGCCGTCGACCCCAGCGCGCCGCACCGGGGTCGGGGCCATCTACCGCCTGTTGGAACTGGCCAGCACACTGACCCAGGCCGTCACGGTCCATGAGGTGTGCACGGCCGTCGCGGAGCAGATTCTGCCGGCCTTCGGCGGCCAGGAGCTGGCGATCTACGTCGTCGCCGGGAACCGGCTGAACCTCGCCCACCAGGTGGGCTACCCCGAGGAGTTCCTGGACCGCTTCGAGGGCACGCCGATGGGGGCCCGGCTGCCCGGGGTGGAGACGCTGAGCACCGGTGCGCCGATCTTCTTCGCGTCCGTCGACGAGCTGTCCGGCGCCTACCCCGGCATACCGCTGGACGAGATGTGCGCCTGGGCCTTCCTCCCGCTGATCGCCTCCGGGCACCCCGTCGGCAGCTGCATCCTGGGCTTCGACGAGCCCCACCCGTTCACGTCCGAGGAACGCGGCGTGCTGACCGCCCTCGGCGGCCTGATCGCCCAGGCGCTGGAGCGCGCCCGGCTGTACGACACCGAGTTCGCCCTCGCCCGCGGCCTGCAGAACGCGCTGCTGCCGCACCGGCTGCCCGAGGTGCCCGGTGTCGCCATCGCGGCCCGCTATCTGCCGGGCACGCAGAGCATGGAGATCGGCGGGGACTGGTACGACGCGATCGTCACCGCGCAGGGACTCTGCCTGGTCATCGGTGACGTCGAGGGCCACAGCGTGGCCGCCGCCGCCACCATGGGCCAACTCCGCAGCGCGGTACGGGCCTTCGCCACCAGCGGCTGCGAGCCGAACGAAGTGCTGGTCCGCACCAACCGGCTGCTGGCCGATCTCGACCCCGGCCTGCTCGCCAGCTGCTGTCTGATCCAGCTGGACCGGACCGCGGGCCGGGCCCGTATCGCGCGCGCCGGCCACCTCCCCCCGCTGCTGCGGCACGCCGACGGCCACACCGACGTGCTGGAGTTCGCGGGCGGCGCCCTGCTCGGCGTCGATCCGCAGGCGGAGTACCCGATCAGTGAACTGGTGCCGCCGCCGGGATCGGTGCTCGCCCTGTACACCGACGGCCTGGTCGAGGAGCCGGGGATCCCGATCGACGAGGGCATCGACCGGCTGCGGGTCTCGCTCGCCCACGCCGACGCGAGCTCGCTGGAGGAACTCGCCGACCGGCTGCTGACCGACGCCCGTCTTTCGACGCACCGCGCGGACGACGTGGCACTGCTGCTGACCGCGTTCGACGCCTAG
- a CDS encoding SpoIIE family protein phosphatase, translated as MRGISKRFGAVQALSGVDLEIREGEAVGLVGANGAGKSTLVKVIAGVSPPDSGVIEWKGRPVDLRTPLDAQNLGIVAVHQDLSLCDNLDTVGNLFLGREVRRFGRLDEVEMEKRCRALLNVLSVRIPSLRVPVASLSAAQRQGVAIARALLGEPQLVVLDEPTAALGPQQAAVVLALVQRLRDQRLGVLLVSHEMEEVRAVTDRVAVLRVGRNTGFFDTKYTTQEQIDSAVTGNQAMAVTLQQSLLPHGLPEQDALDVATRYLPARAGVGGDWFDVIPLPGARVALVVGDIVGHGMHAAATMGRLRTAVHNFSMLDLPPDDLLAHLDDLVSRMDKDDLAPGTGTPAAGATCLYAIYDPVSRRCELARAGHLPPALVHPDGTVEYLDVPAGPPLGLGGLPFEAVEHELPEGSKLVLYTDGLVEDRSRDIDVGLDLLRTALAGADRDPEQTCDAVLDALLPAEPKDDVALLVARARALPEDRIARWSVPSEPSAVSAVRAAAERQLERWGLDELAFTTELILSELITNAIRHAAGPITVRLLLDRSLICEVTDTSSTSPHLRYAATTDEGGRGLFLVAQLAEHWGTRYTTAGKIIWSEQRIPRKPGPGASW; from the coding sequence GTGCGCGGAATCTCCAAACGGTTCGGCGCCGTGCAAGCCCTGAGCGGGGTCGACCTCGAGATCAGGGAAGGCGAGGCGGTCGGCCTGGTCGGCGCCAACGGGGCCGGCAAGTCCACCCTGGTCAAGGTCATCGCCGGGGTGTCGCCGCCGGACAGCGGGGTGATCGAGTGGAAGGGCCGGCCGGTCGACCTCAGGACGCCGCTCGACGCGCAGAACCTGGGCATCGTCGCCGTCCACCAGGACCTGTCGCTCTGCGACAACCTCGACACCGTCGGAAATCTCTTCCTCGGCCGCGAAGTCCGCCGGTTCGGCAGGCTCGACGAGGTCGAGATGGAGAAGCGGTGCCGCGCGCTGCTCAACGTGCTGTCCGTCCGGATCCCCAGCCTGCGCGTCCCGGTCGCCTCGCTCTCCGCCGCGCAGCGCCAGGGCGTCGCCATCGCGCGTGCGCTGCTCGGGGAGCCGCAACTGGTCGTCCTGGACGAGCCCACCGCCGCGCTGGGACCCCAACAGGCCGCCGTGGTCCTCGCCCTGGTCCAGCGGCTGCGGGACCAGCGGCTCGGCGTGCTCCTGGTCAGCCATGAGATGGAGGAGGTCCGTGCGGTCACGGACCGGGTGGCGGTGCTGCGCGTCGGCCGCAACACCGGCTTCTTCGACACGAAGTACACCACCCAGGAGCAGATCGACTCGGCCGTCACCGGCAACCAGGCCATGGCCGTCACCCTCCAGCAGAGCCTGCTGCCGCACGGACTGCCCGAGCAGGACGCCCTCGACGTCGCCACCCGCTATCTGCCCGCGCGGGCGGGAGTCGGCGGCGACTGGTTCGACGTCATCCCGCTGCCGGGCGCCCGCGTCGCGCTGGTCGTCGGGGACATCGTCGGGCACGGCATGCACGCCGCCGCCACCATGGGCCGGCTGCGGACGGCGGTGCACAACTTCTCGATGCTCGACCTGCCGCCCGACGATCTCCTGGCGCACCTCGACGACCTCGTGAGCCGGATGGACAAGGACGACCTGGCGCCGGGCACCGGAACCCCCGCCGCCGGCGCGACCTGCCTGTACGCGATCTACGACCCGGTCTCGCGGCGCTGCGAGCTGGCCCGCGCCGGCCACCTCCCGCCCGCGCTCGTCCACCCCGACGGAACGGTGGAGTACCTCGACGTGCCGGCCGGCCCGCCGCTGGGCCTGGGCGGCCTGCCCTTCGAGGCGGTGGAACACGAACTGCCCGAGGGCAGCAAGCTGGTCCTCTACACGGACGGCCTGGTCGAGGACCGCAGCCGCGACATCGACGTCGGGCTCGACCTCCTCCGCACCGCGCTGGCGGGCGCCGACCGCGATCCGGAGCAGACCTGCGACGCGGTGCTCGACGCACTGCTGCCCGCGGAACCGAAGGACGACGTCGCCCTGCTCGTCGCCCGGGCCCGCGCGCTGCCGGAGGACCGGATCGCCCGCTGGTCCGTACCGTCGGAACCCTCCGCCGTCTCCGCCGTACGGGCCGCGGCCGAGCGGCAGCTGGAGCGGTGGGGACTGGACGAGCTGGCCTTCACCACGGAGCTGATCCTCAGTGAGCTGATCACCAACGCCATCCGCCACGCCGCGGGACCGATCACCGTCCGCCTGCTGCTGGACCGCAGCCTGATCTGCGAGGTCACCGACACCAGCAGCACCTCCCCCCACCTGCGCTACGCGGCCACCACGGACGAGGGCGGCCGCGGCCTGTTCCTCGTCGCCCAACTGGCCGAACACTGGGGTACTCGCTACACCACCGCCGGAAAGATCATCTGGTCCGAACAACGCATCCCCCGGAAGCCGGGTCCTGGCGCGAGCTGGTGA